A section of the Metabacillus endolithicus genome encodes:
- a CDS encoding UDP-glucose dehydrogenase family protein — protein MQIAVVGTGYVGLVTGVCLSDIGHNVTCVDIDESKVERMKQGISPIFEPGLEELMVKNYKAGRLNFTTKHAEAFNNAQVAYIAVGTPQREDGTADLRFIEQVAKDIAQNLQNDAVVVTKSTVPVGTNERVKSIILEYLAKDVNVEVVSNPEFLREGSAVSDTFNGDRIVIGADSEQAAAIIEELNKPFGIPIYKTDIRSAEMIKYASNAFLATKISFINEISNLCEKLGANVSDVAKGMGMDDRIGNKFLQAGIGYGGSCFPKDTNALVQIASFVEHEFNLLKSVIQVNNEQQRLLLKKAKERFGSLEGKTVALLGLAFKPNTDDMREAASITLAHELVQEGAKVVGYDPIAMDNAKKLLPGETIYTNSAEEAVKMADVVFIVTEWDEIKSIKFDDYVNWLEVPVIFDGRNCYDLEEATKYKVEYHSIGRKSIKNLS, from the coding sequence ATGCAAATTGCAGTAGTAGGAACCGGCTATGTTGGTCTTGTTACCGGCGTATGCCTATCCGATATCGGTCACAACGTCACATGTGTAGACATTGACGAATCAAAAGTAGAACGAATGAAACAAGGCATCTCACCAATCTTTGAACCAGGCTTAGAAGAGCTTATGGTGAAAAACTATAAAGCGGGTCGCCTAAACTTTACAACAAAGCACGCAGAGGCTTTCAACAACGCACAAGTGGCCTATATTGCAGTAGGAACTCCTCAACGTGAAGATGGTACGGCAGATCTACGCTTCATTGAGCAGGTGGCAAAAGACATCGCACAGAACCTTCAAAACGATGCAGTGGTTGTCACAAAGAGCACAGTGCCAGTTGGAACCAATGAAAGGGTAAAGAGTATCATTCTAGAGTACCTTGCTAAAGACGTAAACGTTGAAGTAGTCTCAAACCCAGAATTCCTTCGTGAAGGCTCTGCTGTGTCTGATACGTTCAATGGTGACCGTATTGTCATTGGAGCAGACTCAGAGCAAGCAGCAGCTATTATAGAAGAACTAAACAAACCATTCGGCATTCCAATCTATAAAACAGATATCCGAAGTGCTGAAATGATCAAGTATGCATCAAACGCATTCCTTGCTACAAAGATTAGTTTCATTAACGAAATTTCTAACCTATGTGAAAAATTAGGGGCTAATGTAAGTGATGTTGCAAAAGGTATGGGAATGGACGATAGAATTGGGAATAAATTCTTGCAGGCCGGAATAGGCTATGGAGGGTCATGTTTTCCAAAGGATACAAACGCACTTGTTCAAATCGCAAGCTTCGTTGAACATGAGTTTAATTTATTAAAATCTGTTATCCAGGTAAACAACGAACAACAGCGTTTACTCCTTAAGAAAGCAAAAGAACGTTTTGGATCACTGGAAGGCAAAACAGTTGCATTACTAGGCCTTGCGTTCAAACCTAACACAGATGATATGCGTGAAGCAGCATCAATCACTTTAGCTCATGAACTAGTGCAAGAAGGGGCTAAAGTCGTAGGTTATGATCCAATCGCCATGGATAATGCGAAAAAACTACTACCAGGAGAAACGATCTATACAAATTCAGCAGAAGAAGCTGTGAAGATGGCAGACGTTGTTTTCATCGTGACAGAGTGGGATGAAATCAAAAGCATCAAATTTGACGATTACGTGAACTGGTTAGAGGTTCCGGTTATTTTTGACGGTCGAAACTGCTATGATCTAGAAGAAGCGACAAAATATAAGGTAGAATATCACTCAATTGGAAGAAAATCCATTAAAAATTTATCTTAA
- a CDS encoding recombinase family protein, with product MTETAIGYARKSIYVSGLEDERESVLYQLNQIEEYADEHDLELINIYSDIGVSGVLKSRPDLNKMLAFLRNYVQEKDEKVNYLIFYNQERLARDLSTSIELMLEITELVEEIVFVADETNTSIRNFRSTFLVNAAKAAENRRFIKKRLRQGRKAKVVYSNLYRSTFKPLGYVQISKRRN from the coding sequence ATGACTGAAACAGCTATTGGTTATGCTAGAAAATCTATCTATGTTAGTGGATTAGAAGATGAACGTGAAAGTGTTCTATACCAATTGAACCAAATTGAAGAGTATGCTGACGAACATGATCTAGAGTTAATCAATATCTATAGCGATATTGGTGTTAGTGGTGTACTAAAAAGTAGACCGGATTTAAACAAGATGTTGGCTTTCTTACGAAATTATGTGCAAGAAAAAGATGAAAAGGTTAATTATTTAATCTTTTATAATCAGGAGCGACTAGCTCGTGATCTGAGTACTAGTATTGAACTGATGCTAGAAATTACTGAACTGGTTGAAGAAATAGTCTTTGTAGCAGACGAAACTAATACCAGTATAAGAAACTTTAGATCAACCTTTCTAGTTAATGCAGCCAAAGCAGCTGAAAACAGAAGGTTTATTAAGAAACGATTGCGTCAAGGAAGAAAAGCAAAGGTTGTTTACAGTAATCTTTATCGCTCTACATTCAAACCACTTGGATATGTTCAAATTTCAAAAAGAAGGAATTAG
- a CDS encoding sugar transferase encodes MSTTRRFSIFLIAMFLVFEVIRMAINRAESTIFQTSSYQRLAVIPKETVYNLYLKRFFDILVASIGLIFATPIVLITMILIKLESPGNALFFQERVGYKGKNFNVIKLRSMRSDAEKNGAQWASKNDPRVTKVGAFIRKTRIDELPQLVNVIRGDMSLIGPRPERPEFTEEFERDIPGFKMRLLVKPGLTGWAQVNGGYDITPKEKLEYDLIYIKNMGFLLDLNTAIKTIRVIFTGEGAR; translated from the coding sequence ATGAGTACCACTAGAAGGTTCTCTATTTTTTTGATAGCCATGTTTTTAGTATTTGAGGTGATAAGGATGGCAATAAATCGAGCAGAGTCAACAATATTTCAAACAAGTTCATATCAACGATTAGCCGTAATACCGAAGGAAACAGTATATAACTTATATTTAAAACGTTTTTTTGACATTCTAGTTGCAAGCATTGGCTTAATCTTTGCTACCCCTATCGTTTTAATCACGATGATCTTGATTAAGCTGGAATCACCGGGTAATGCATTGTTTTTCCAAGAGCGTGTAGGCTATAAAGGGAAAAACTTCAACGTGATCAAACTTCGCTCTATGAGATCAGATGCCGAGAAAAACGGCGCACAGTGGGCAAGTAAGAATGATCCTCGTGTAACGAAAGTGGGCGCGTTTATTCGTAAAACACGTATTGACGAGCTTCCGCAATTAGTTAACGTGATTAGAGGGGACATGAGCTTAATTGGTCCTCGTCCTGAAAGACCTGAATTCACAGAAGAGTTTGAGCGTGACATTCCAGGCTTTAAAATGCGTTTATTAGTGAAGCCGGGCTTAACTGGCTGGGCGCAGGTGAATGGCGGTTACGACATTACACCAAAAGAAAAATTAGAATATGATTTAATTTATATAAAAAACATGGGATTTCTATTAGATTTAAACACGGCAATTAAGACAATAAGAGTTATCTTTACAGGTGAAGGTGCTAGGTAG
- a CDS encoding 5-bromo-4-chloroindolyl phosphate hydrolysis family protein: MNTFVNFFIQSTTAFVSTGTIWMVSFFPLDQTYLMSSAYALGGGAIAFAGTKALTTQRFLKQNQLSRKEYKYIHHHLKEADKKIKRLRKTFFTIRSVSSIKQNIDLYRVVNRIYSITKKEPKRFYLAEQFYYSHLDSLVELSEKYAFLASQPKKNRELSHSLDETRDTISQLSEKLEKDLHDVLSKDISQLNFELDVAKLSIKK, encoded by the coding sequence ATGAATACATTTGTGAATTTTTTCATACAGTCCACCACAGCGTTTGTATCAACGGGTACGATCTGGATGGTCAGCTTTTTTCCATTGGATCAAACGTACCTTATGTCGAGTGCCTATGCGTTAGGGGGAGGGGCCATAGCCTTTGCCGGAACAAAAGCACTAACAACTCAACGCTTTTTAAAACAAAACCAACTTTCAAGAAAAGAGTACAAATATATTCATCATCATTTAAAGGAAGCAGATAAAAAAATAAAACGTCTTCGCAAAACATTTTTTACGATTCGATCGGTTTCATCTATTAAACAAAATATCGATCTGTATCGTGTTGTGAATCGTATTTATTCCATTACAAAAAAAGAGCCGAAGCGTTTTTACCTAGCCGAGCAGTTCTACTATTCTCACTTAGACTCGCTCGTTGAGTTAAGCGAAAAATATGCATTCTTAGCTTCACAGCCGAAAAAGAACCGGGAATTATCTCACTCTCTAGATGAAACACGGGACACGATTTCTCAGCTTTCAGAAAAACTGGAGAAGGATTTACACGATGTTTTGTCTAAAGATATATCTCAATTGAACTTTGAACTGGATGTTGCAAAACTTTCAATTAAAAAATAG
- a CDS encoding glycosyltransferase — protein sequence MKHILVYFPYELQKNPKSGSGVRPKRIVEAFKQYCEEESLELVVISGTTSERQAAIEHYHARNDYNNALFCYMENSTMPYWFTDPDRKPKNVKLDSGFWNTLKQHNIPISLFYRDVYWKFDDMYVPPKGIKFLRYLMRQVYKQELKTYQKYVDLLYLPSLEMNKYVGWQGEVSELPPGMEKVEIRNNISLKLEKPYQAVFVGGISDQVGMLMLLEAFKVLNENDHVINLELVCRENEYTKYQEMHKYEQYHWLKVSHLSGDQLIEVYDRSHLALIPREKNAYHDFAVPVKLFEYLSHHLPVVGTDCDAQARLLQEEGFGAVSTVDPEQYGKAILDLLQPDTYNQTKQNIELKAWENHSWYARVRKVANDMLRIKEGRN from the coding sequence ATGAAGCACATTCTCGTGTACTTTCCATATGAACTGCAAAAAAATCCGAAAAGCGGATCAGGTGTTAGACCGAAACGAATTGTTGAAGCATTTAAGCAATATTGTGAAGAAGAAAGTCTTGAGTTAGTTGTGATTTCTGGAACAACGTCAGAAAGACAAGCTGCAATCGAACATTATCATGCGCGTAACGACTACAACAATGCCCTTTTCTGTTACATGGAAAACAGCACAATGCCTTATTGGTTCACAGATCCAGATCGCAAGCCTAAAAACGTAAAGCTAGACAGCGGTTTCTGGAATACATTAAAACAGCATAACATTCCGATCAGCTTGTTTTATCGAGATGTGTATTGGAAATTTGACGACATGTATGTACCGCCAAAAGGAATCAAGTTTTTACGCTATTTAATGAGACAAGTTTACAAGCAGGAGCTAAAAACATACCAGAAGTATGTTGATCTCTTATATCTTCCTTCATTAGAAATGAACAAATATGTGGGTTGGCAAGGTGAAGTAAGTGAACTGCCTCCTGGAATGGAGAAAGTAGAAATAAGAAACAACATTTCATTAAAGCTAGAAAAGCCATATCAAGCAGTTTTCGTCGGTGGAATTAGTGATCAAGTAGGAATGCTAATGCTTCTTGAAGCATTCAAAGTACTAAATGAAAACGATCATGTGATTAATCTTGAATTAGTCTGCCGTGAAAATGAGTACACTAAATATCAAGAAATGCATAAGTACGAGCAATATCATTGGTTAAAGGTGAGTCATCTATCAGGGGATCAGCTTATCGAAGTATACGACCGTTCCCACTTGGCACTTATCCCAAGGGAGAAAAATGCGTACCATGATTTTGCTGTGCCTGTTAAATTGTTCGAATATCTTTCACACCACTTGCCTGTTGTGGGAACAGATTGTGATGCTCAAGCTAGGCTTTTACAAGAAGAAGGCTTTGGCGCTGTGTCAACAGTTGATCCAGAACAATACGGAAAGGCGATTCTCGACCTTTTGCAGCCTGACACCTACAATCAAACAAAACAAAACATCGAGCTAAAAGCATGGGAAAACCATAGCTGGTATGCAAGAGTACGCAAGGTGGCAAACGATATGCTGCGCATAAAAGAAGGGAGGAACTAA
- a CDS encoding glycosyltransferase — translation MKIAVLGPASNVHTKKFLDYYDKQGFDIINISFDSHKDDQDRSHWKNVKTRYLNVGSNKLTYFLTVSTLKKILKEEKPDILHAHYVSSYGVIGALANFHPYVISVWGMDIFDFPKEGALNTYMVKYALGKADMIGSTSEVMKVETAQYTDKKIEVTPFGVNLDVFKPNEVRTESDKVNFGIVKTMTEKYGIRYLLQGYALFKEQVDELTYKNTHLTIVGGGPKLEEYQNLAQELNIADQTTFTGKIPHDQVPNKINEFDVFFVPSTLDSESFGVAAVEAQACEVPVVVANVGGLPEVVLDKQTGFVIPTKDAQAIADKMIYFIHNPEEGKKMGKLGREHVSKHYQWEENAAYMVSLYQKNLL, via the coding sequence ATGAAGATTGCCGTCTTAGGACCAGCAAGTAATGTTCACACAAAAAAGTTCCTTGATTATTATGATAAACAAGGTTTTGACATTATCAACATTAGCTTTGACAGCCACAAGGATGATCAAGATCGTTCGCATTGGAAAAACGTTAAAACGCGCTACCTTAATGTAGGTTCAAATAAACTAACATATTTTTTAACGGTATCAACTCTTAAGAAAATTTTAAAAGAGGAGAAGCCGGATATTCTTCATGCTCACTATGTATCGAGCTATGGAGTGATCGGAGCACTGGCGAATTTTCACCCGTATGTGATTTCGGTTTGGGGAATGGATATTTTTGACTTCCCAAAAGAAGGTGCTTTAAATACATATATGGTAAAATATGCATTGGGAAAAGCTGACATGATTGGCTCAACGAGTGAAGTCATGAAGGTAGAAACAGCTCAATATACAGATAAGAAAATCGAAGTAACTCCATTTGGTGTGAACCTTGATGTGTTTAAGCCGAATGAAGTACGTACTGAATCGGACAAGGTAAACTTCGGAATTGTTAAAACGATGACAGAAAAGTACGGTATTCGTTATCTGCTACAAGGGTATGCTCTTTTTAAGGAGCAAGTGGACGAGCTAACATATAAAAACACACACCTCACAATTGTTGGGGGAGGTCCAAAGCTTGAGGAATATCAGAATTTGGCTCAAGAGTTAAACATTGCTGACCAAACAACCTTTACGGGGAAAATCCCACATGACCAAGTTCCGAACAAAATCAACGAGTTCGATGTGTTTTTTGTGCCATCAACTCTTGATAGTGAAAGCTTCGGGGTTGCGGCAGTTGAAGCTCAAGCCTGTGAAGTTCCGGTTGTTGTTGCAAATGTTGGTGGACTGCCTGAGGTTGTGCTAGATAAGCAAACAGGCTTCGTTATCCCAACAAAGGATGCTCAAGCGATCGCAGACAAAATGATTTACTTCATTCATAACCCTGAAGAAGGCAAAAAGATGGGTAAGCTTGGACGCGAGCATGTGTCAAAGCATTACCAATGGGAGGAAAACGCTGCTTATATGGTTTCCCTCTATCAAAAGAATTTATTATAG
- a CDS encoding LytR family transcriptional regulator gives MREARKKKKKWLWITLSIIGLLLISVGSYAYYIFQSAANTVETIHEDIDREVSEKRPEQVVFTEKDPISILLMGVDERKGDVGRADTLILMTVNPNTNSTQMVSIPRDTRTEIVGKGTQDKINHAYAYGGTQMAIDTVENFLDVPVDYFVKINMDSFKDTVDAVGGVTVENTLDFSYDGHDFPKGTLTLDGEEALAYTRMRKEDPRGDFGRQDRQRQVIEGVMKKGASITSITKFGDMFNVVQHNVKTNLTFDEMWDIQENYKEASGNLTQFQVEGSGDKIDGVYYYIVPEEDRLALSKKLKEHLEISGTTASVK, from the coding sequence ATGAGAGAAGCTAGAAAAAAGAAGAAAAAATGGCTTTGGATCACCTTAAGCATCATTGGCTTACTTCTCATCAGCGTGGGCAGCTATGCCTATTATATTTTTCAATCAGCAGCCAATACAGTTGAGACCATTCACGAAGATATCGATCGAGAGGTTTCAGAAAAAAGACCGGAACAAGTTGTGTTTACAGAAAAAGACCCAATATCAATTTTGCTAATGGGCGTGGATGAACGTAAGGGTGACGTTGGGCGCGCTGACACTCTCATCTTAATGACCGTCAATCCAAATACAAACTCAACGCAAATGGTCAGCATCCCTCGTGACACACGAACAGAGATTGTTGGCAAGGGCACTCAAGATAAAATTAACCACGCATATGCCTACGGCGGTACACAAATGGCGATTGATACGGTTGAAAATTTTTTAGACGTTCCTGTTGATTATTTTGTAAAAATCAATATGGATAGCTTTAAAGATACGGTTGATGCAGTTGGCGGTGTTACAGTGGAGAATACATTAGACTTCTCCTATGATGGCCATGATTTTCCAAAAGGCACACTAACTTTAGATGGCGAAGAGGCTTTAGCCTACACACGGATGCGTAAAGAAGATCCCCGCGGAGACTTTGGACGCCAGGACCGCCAGCGACAAGTCATTGAAGGGGTAATGAAAAAAGGAGCCAGCATTACTTCGATCACTAAATTTGGTGATATGTTTAATGTTGTCCAACATAACGTTAAAACGAATTTAACCTTCGATGAGATGTGGGACATTCAAGAAAATTACAAAGAAGCTAGTGGAAATCTCACTCAGTTCCAGGTCGAAGGTTCCGGAGATAAGATTGATGGGGTTTATTATTATATCGTTCCTGAGGAAGATCGTTTGGCGTTGTCGAAGAAATTGAAGGAGCATTTGGAGATTTCGGGGACGACGGCTAGTGTGAAGTAG
- a CDS encoding glycosyltransferase family 2 protein, whose protein sequence is MDKPLVSIITPSYNSTKFIPATIESVLAQTYQNWEMLIVDDCSKDESRKVIREYTEKDGRIKLIELTENSGAAVARNTAIKAAKGKYVAFLDSDDLWVPTKLEKQIEFMEINDYAFTYSKYQLMDVDGNKLDRVIDVPRNIDYNGLLSNTIIGCLTAVVNIEKTGPIEMPNIRTRQDFALWLSILKRGIKAHGLQEVLAYYRLVPGSISSNKVKAAKQTWKVYRDVEKLGLLRSVFSFTGYAFNAVKKTYLK, encoded by the coding sequence GTGGACAAGCCATTAGTATCGATCATCACACCTTCTTACAATAGTACAAAGTTTATCCCGGCAACGATTGAGTCAGTACTCGCACAAACCTATCAAAACTGGGAAATGCTAATCGTGGATGACTGCTCAAAGGACGAATCACGAAAAGTAATAAGAGAGTATACAGAAAAAGATGGCAGAATCAAACTAATAGAGTTAACAGAAAACAGCGGGGCTGCTGTTGCTCGTAACACAGCCATCAAAGCAGCTAAAGGCAAGTATGTTGCTTTCCTTGATAGCGATGATTTATGGGTGCCTACTAAGCTCGAAAAACAAATCGAATTCATGGAAATCAATGATTACGCGTTTACATATTCAAAGTATCAGTTAATGGACGTGGACGGCAATAAGCTCGACCGCGTCATAGATGTCCCAAGGAATATCGATTATAACGGTCTACTAAGCAATACAATCATTGGCTGCTTAACAGCTGTTGTGAATATAGAAAAAACAGGTCCAATCGAAATGCCGAACATCAGAACAAGACAAGACTTCGCTCTATGGCTTTCGATTTTAAAACGAGGCATCAAAGCACATGGTCTTCAAGAGGTATTAGCCTATTACCGATTGGTGCCAGGCTCAATTTCTAGTAACAAAGTAAAAGCTGCAAAACAAACATGGAAAGTTTACCGAGACGTTGAAAAGCTCGGTCTACTTCGCTCTGTGTTTAGTTTTACCGGCTATGCGTTCAATGCAGTTAAAAAAACGTATTTGAAATAG
- the galU gene encoding UTP--glucose-1-phosphate uridylyltransferase GalU yields MKVRKAIIPAAGLGTRFLPATKAQPKEMLPIVDKPTIQYIIEEAVASGIEDIMIVSGRGKRAIEDHFDKSYELEETLAKKGKDKVLAEVQEISNLANIHYIRQKEPKGLGHAINCASRFIGNEPFAVLLGDDIVKSDVPCTKQLIDMYEKYECSVVGVQPVPDEDVSKYGVIAPKQDQQKPGVITVDSLVEKPAKEEAPSNYAIMGRYILTPDIFNILDDLPAGAGGEIQLTDALKILNDIQSVVAYPFTGVRYDVGDKFGFIKASVDFALQRDDLKNQVYEYLKEVVSKDNGGR; encoded by the coding sequence ATGAAAGTACGTAAGGCGATTATCCCTGCAGCAGGGTTAGGAACAAGATTTTTACCAGCAACAAAAGCACAACCAAAGGAAATGCTACCAATCGTAGATAAACCAACGATTCAATATATTATTGAAGAAGCTGTTGCATCTGGAATCGAAGACATCATGATCGTTAGTGGCCGTGGTAAACGCGCAATTGAAGATCATTTTGATAAATCATATGAGTTAGAAGAAACACTAGCTAAAAAAGGTAAGGACAAAGTTCTTGCAGAAGTTCAAGAAATTTCAAACCTTGCAAACATCCACTACATCCGTCAAAAGGAACCAAAAGGTCTTGGCCATGCAATTAACTGTGCAAGTCGTTTTATCGGAAACGAGCCTTTTGCGGTGCTTTTAGGCGATGACATCGTTAAATCAGATGTTCCATGTACAAAGCAATTAATTGATATGTATGAAAAATATGAGTGCTCTGTTGTTGGTGTTCAGCCTGTACCTGATGAGGATGTATCGAAATACGGAGTTATCGCTCCTAAGCAGGACCAGCAAAAGCCAGGAGTTATTACGGTTGATTCTTTAGTAGAAAAGCCAGCTAAGGAAGAGGCTCCATCTAACTATGCGATCATGGGTCGTTACATCTTAACTCCAGACATTTTTAATATTTTAGATGATCTACCAGCAGGTGCTGGCGGAGAAATTCAATTAACAGACGCATTAAAAATCTTAAACGACATTCAATCTGTTGTAGCGTACCCATTCACAGGTGTTCGCTATGATGTAGGAGATAAATTCGGCTTTATTAAAGCATCTGTTGACTTCGCTCTACAACGCGATGATTTAAAGAATCAAGTGTATGAGTACTTAAAAGAGGTAGTCAGCAAAGATAATGGAGGCAGGTAA
- a CDS encoding NAD-dependent epimerase/dehydratase family protein, translating into MKVLVTGGCGFIGSHIVDKLIREKHDVYVVDNLVSGHKKNLDPSVQIMDCDINSDLMEKVIQDFQPEAIIHQAAQVSVASSINDILYDENVNIRGSVNLINLAKKYGVKKMVFASSAAVYGNPVSLPVDLNHPTSPLSPYGVSKLSVEYYLKMASQTFGLDYTILRYANVYGPRQDAHGEGGVIAIFSDCLANGKAPTIFGDGEQTRDFVYVEDVAAANVSALTMGHNQTLNVSSGEEITVNKLFETMQEAAGTSLEVNYKEERSGDIRKSVLCNKVTKEQLNWNPKTSLLEGLQNTLNFYK; encoded by the coding sequence ATGAAGGTTCTTGTAACTGGCGGATGTGGATTTATCGGTTCACATATCGTCGATAAATTAATTCGAGAAAAGCATGATGTATATGTGGTTGATAACCTTGTGTCAGGACACAAGAAAAATCTAGATCCAAGTGTCCAAATTATGGATTGTGACATCAACAGTGATTTGATGGAGAAAGTGATCCAGGATTTTCAACCTGAAGCGATTATTCATCAAGCTGCACAGGTTAGTGTAGCTTCTTCAATAAATGATATATTGTACGATGAAAACGTAAATATACGTGGTTCAGTAAATTTAATTAACCTGGCAAAGAAATATGGAGTGAAGAAAATGGTGTTTGCATCATCTGCAGCTGTTTACGGAAATCCTGTTTCACTACCAGTCGATTTAAATCATCCGACAAGCCCATTATCTCCGTATGGGGTTTCAAAGCTGTCGGTTGAATATTATTTAAAAATGGCTAGTCAAACATTTGGACTAGATTACACCATTTTGCGTTATGCTAACGTGTACGGGCCTCGCCAAGATGCACACGGTGAAGGTGGAGTTATTGCGATTTTTTCTGATTGCTTAGCAAATGGAAAAGCTCCGACAATCTTTGGTGACGGTGAGCAAACAAGAGACTTTGTTTATGTAGAAGACGTTGCTGCGGCAAATGTTTCTGCATTAACAATGGGTCATAATCAAACATTGAATGTATCTTCCGGAGAGGAAATTACTGTGAACAAGCTTTTTGAAACGATGCAAGAAGCAGCAGGAACTTCTTTGGAAGTCAATTATAAAGAAGAACGAAGCGGAGATATCCGTAAGAGTGTCCTTTGCAACAAAGTGACGAAGGAGCAGTTAAACTGGAATCCGAAAACATCACTACTAGAAGGACTACAAAACACATTAAATTTTTATAAGTAA
- a CDS encoding histidinol-phosphatase — protein sequence MKFDLHTHHERCGHALGTIEDYVKQAIDYGLKYIGISDHTPYFHSEEDQLYPGIAMAKSDLAKYVEEVLSLKEKYQDKIHVLLGMESDFFPDHFNVYREQLLKYPFDYIIGSVHYVHDVNIFKKGRWEGLTSQEQVEVKEEYYRLIQQSAKSGFFQVLGHIDAMKGYYPEFSAIETNMIDSTLEVIGQEDVAIEINTSGKTKYCGGWYPSDEILERALHYNVKVTFGSDAHKPERICDEFELVQKRLKEIGFKEWALFCGEKEISYSIIKIRRRNRPISVPSIY from the coding sequence ATGAAATTTGATTTACATACACATCACGAGCGTTGCGGACACGCACTTGGAACGATTGAAGATTATGTGAAACAGGCGATTGATTATGGCTTAAAGTATATTGGGATTTCTGATCATACTCCGTATTTTCACAGTGAAGAGGATCAGCTATATCCTGGCATTGCTATGGCAAAAAGTGATCTTGCTAAATATGTGGAGGAAGTTCTTTCTTTAAAAGAAAAATATCAAGATAAAATTCATGTACTACTAGGCATGGAAAGTGATTTTTTCCCGGATCATTTTAATGTTTATCGTGAGCAGCTTCTCAAGTATCCGTTTGATTACATAATCGGTTCTGTTCACTATGTGCACGATGTGAATATTTTCAAAAAAGGTCGCTGGGAAGGGTTAACGTCACAGGAGCAGGTTGAGGTAAAGGAAGAGTATTACCGACTCATTCAACAGTCAGCCAAAAGCGGCTTCTTTCAGGTTTTAGGTCATATTGACGCGATGAAAGGCTATTATCCTGAGTTTTCTGCGATTGAAACAAATATGATTGATTCAACATTAGAAGTCATTGGTCAAGAGGACGTTGCAATCGAAATCAATACATCGGGTAAAACAAAGTATTGTGGTGGATGGTATCCGTCTGATGAAATCTTAGAAAGAGCTCTACATTATAATGTGAAAGTAACATTCGGTTCTGATGCTCACAAACCTGAGCGAATTTGCGATGAATTTGAGCTTGTTCAAAAAAGACTAAAAGAAATTGGCTTTAAAGAGTGGGCTTTATTTTGTGGAGAAAAAGAGATATCTTACAGCATTATAAAAATAAGAAGAAGGAACAGACCTATATCTGTTCCTTCTATATATTAA